One genomic region from Cyclopterus lumpus isolate fCycLum1 chromosome 20, fCycLum1.pri, whole genome shotgun sequence encodes:
- the terf1 gene encoding telomeric repeat-binding factor 1 isoform X1 produces MDSEIKYKNATDASDTDESVSFDEVSTVAKLWMLNFMFLDLCRQFKEDDYDEFNEKCLAFSATSSTPNGNICKEKLTICAFLTRVMHGDQLDVEFEEEAGVMPLMSAAKVWSSLEYAVEDEMFKNIAQLLLVQSVAVCLVQGQRSSASSALKWFENNGDFSQHNLIVKLSTIVTKGETYHPFLVSFSFSRLLKSIKSFLDAYLEIDPCDYLFKEATKEAQSLKRERLKCWDEADISKENRKENEKKAVGLRTKRKLLSTKTLDILPTDSCKKSFVSLRRIPHSALSEVTSAKSMDTSKVKKNRKPPQKWTLQLDKYLEAGVKRHGQGSWSRILMDFDFDGRTGTMLKDRWRVLMKTHKVG; encoded by the exons atggattCTGAAATTAAGTATAAAAACGCGACAGACGCAAGTGACACAGATGAGAGTGTCAGTTTTGACGAAGTTTCTACTGTTGCTAAATTGTGGATGTTGAACTTTATGTTTCTGGATCTGTGTCGACAGTTCAAGGAAGACGACTACGATGAATTCAATGAAAAGTGTTTGGCTTTCTCGG CCACTTCTTCTACACCGAATGGAAATATCTGTAAAGAGAAATTGACGATATGTGCCTTCCTTACAAGAGTCATGCATGGAGATCAGTTGG ATGTTGAATTTGAAGAGGAAGCAGGTGTGATGCCTCTGATGTCTGCTGCCAAAGTATGGTCAAGCCTAGAGTACGCTGTGGAGGACGAGATGTTCAAAAACATCGCCCAACTTTTGCTTGTCCAG TCTGTGGCTGTTTGCTTGGTGCAAGGCCAAAGATCTTCTGCCTCCTCTGCCCTCAAGTGGTTTGAGAATAACGGTGACTTCTCACAG caCAACTTGATAGTTAAGCTGTCGACAATAGTGACAAAGGGGGAAACCTACCACCCATTCCTCGTGAGCTTCAGCTTCAGCCGCCTGCTGAAGTCGATTAAATCTTTCTTGGATGCCTACTTGGAGATTGATCCCTGTGACTACCTCTTCAAG GAAGCCACAAAGGAGGCGCAGTCGTTAAAAAGGGAACGGTTGAAATGTTGGGATGAAGCCGACATATCAAAAGAGAACAGAAA GGAAAATGAGAAGAAGGCGGTTGGTTTGAG AACaaaacggaaactactgtcaACTAAAACATTGGATATATTGCCGACAGATTCGTGCAAGAAGTCGTTTGTCTCTCTCAGAAGAATCCCCCACAGCG CGTTATCTGAAGTGACGTCCGCAAAGTCAATGGACACCtcgaaggtaaaaaaaaaccgAAAACCACCTCAG AAATGGACGCTCCAGCTGGACAAATACCTTGAGGCTGGAGTTAAACGTCACGGCCAGGGAAGTTGGTCTCGCATATTAATGGATTTTGACTTTGACGGGCGCACTGGCACCATGCTCAAAGACCGCTGGAGAGTTTTAATGAAGACGCATAAAGTAGGCTAG
- the terf1 gene encoding telomeric repeat-binding factor 1 isoform X2: MDSEIKYKNATDASDTDESVSFDEVSTVAKLWMLNFMFLDLCRQFKEDDYDEFNEKCLAFSATSSTPNGNICKEKLTICAFLTRVMHGDQLDVEFEEEAGVMPLMSAAKVWSSLEYAVEDEMFKNIAQLLLVQSVAVCLVQGQRSSASSALKWFENNGDFSQHNLIVKLSTIVTKGETYHPFLVSFSFSRLLKSIKSFLDAYLEIDPCDYLFKEATKEAQSLKRERLKCWDEADISKENRKENEKKAVGLRTKRKLLSTKTLDILPTDSCKKSFVSLRRIPHSALSEVTSAKSMDTSKKWTLQLDKYLEAGVKRHGQGSWSRILMDFDFDGRTGTMLKDRWRVLMKTHKVG, encoded by the exons atggattCTGAAATTAAGTATAAAAACGCGACAGACGCAAGTGACACAGATGAGAGTGTCAGTTTTGACGAAGTTTCTACTGTTGCTAAATTGTGGATGTTGAACTTTATGTTTCTGGATCTGTGTCGACAGTTCAAGGAAGACGACTACGATGAATTCAATGAAAAGTGTTTGGCTTTCTCGG CCACTTCTTCTACACCGAATGGAAATATCTGTAAAGAGAAATTGACGATATGTGCCTTCCTTACAAGAGTCATGCATGGAGATCAGTTGG ATGTTGAATTTGAAGAGGAAGCAGGTGTGATGCCTCTGATGTCTGCTGCCAAAGTATGGTCAAGCCTAGAGTACGCTGTGGAGGACGAGATGTTCAAAAACATCGCCCAACTTTTGCTTGTCCAG TCTGTGGCTGTTTGCTTGGTGCAAGGCCAAAGATCTTCTGCCTCCTCTGCCCTCAAGTGGTTTGAGAATAACGGTGACTTCTCACAG caCAACTTGATAGTTAAGCTGTCGACAATAGTGACAAAGGGGGAAACCTACCACCCATTCCTCGTGAGCTTCAGCTTCAGCCGCCTGCTGAAGTCGATTAAATCTTTCTTGGATGCCTACTTGGAGATTGATCCCTGTGACTACCTCTTCAAG GAAGCCACAAAGGAGGCGCAGTCGTTAAAAAGGGAACGGTTGAAATGTTGGGATGAAGCCGACATATCAAAAGAGAACAGAAA GGAAAATGAGAAGAAGGCGGTTGGTTTGAG AACaaaacggaaactactgtcaACTAAAACATTGGATATATTGCCGACAGATTCGTGCAAGAAGTCGTTTGTCTCTCTCAGAAGAATCCCCCACAGCG CGTTATCTGAAGTGACGTCCGCAAAGTCAATGGACACCtcgaag AAATGGACGCTCCAGCTGGACAAATACCTTGAGGCTGGAGTTAAACGTCACGGCCAGGGAAGTTGGTCTCGCATATTAATGGATTTTGACTTTGACGGGCGCACTGGCACCATGCTCAAAGACCGCTGGAGAGTTTTAATGAAGACGCATAAAGTAGGCTAG
- the LOC117749827 gene encoding somatomedin-B and thrombospondin type-1 domain-containing protein, producing the protein MGSSVEFACLLLVVSTLGKNHLVSGGCSGKCCRGRDLSCLTTDWRMDRAYGTCYCDEGCVRTKDCCFDYFTECPAQDCAVSDWSFWSGCAKPCQPSVRVRVRHVEQQPSNSGELCPSLEQRSGCREYRDRQGVHCGLRSGPAFITSMEFGKGRPKRDNYGYPLDPGFCVEFTLESRTPHCTVENRPHTHWMRYITEGFKVCVACEPPAMHNNSGSCQGDGLESDKEALLHWQAVGNHQCSGTWKKIQKTQQCNCPPQHSFVFI; encoded by the exons ATGGGATCCTCCGTGGAGTTTGCCTGTTTGCTGTTGGTGGTTTCCACTCTGGGGAAGAATCACTTGGTGTCTGGGGGTTGTTCGGGGAAATGCTGCCGAGGCAGAGACCTGAGCTGTCTGACCACGGACTGGAGGATGGACCGTGCGTACGGGACATGCTACTGCGACGAGGGCTGTGTGAGGACCAAGGACTGCTGCTTCGATTACTTCACAGAATGCCCAG CTCAGGACTGTGCTGTGAGCGACTGGAGCTTTTGGAGCGGCTGTGCCAAGCCCTGCCAGCCTTCAGTGCGGGTCCGTGTTCGTCACGTAGAGCAGCAGCCCAGCAACAGTGGAGAGCTCTGTCCCAGTCTAGAGCAACGAAGCGGCTGCAGGGAGTACCGAGACCGCCAGGGGGTCCACTGTGGACTGCGCTCAG gTCCTGCATTCATCACCAGCATGGAGTTTGGCAAGGGGAGGCCGAAGCGTGACAACTACGGATACCCACTGGACCCTGG GTTCTGTGTGGAATTCACACTGGAGTCCCGGACACCCCACTGTACAGTGGAGAaccggccacacacacactggatgcGCTACATAACAGAAggatttaaagtgtgtgtggcaTGTGAACCTCCTGCCATGCACAACAATAGTGGCAGCTGCCAAGGAGATGGTCTGGAATCAGACAA AGAAGCGTTGCTCCACTGGCAGGCGGTGGGGAACCATCAGTGTAGCGGGACATGGAAGAAGATCCAGAAAACCCAGCAGTGCAACTGTCCGCCACAGCACAGCTTCGTCTTCATCTGA